CCGTAAAACCGGTCGCTTCAGTATCGCGCTTGTTGAGGCTGTCTTTACAGCAGCTTCACAGCAAGCATTCGCAGAACGGAGATTGTTGAATGGGATGCTTGAAATTGATGAAATCGAGGAGCTGGCCAAAGATGAGACCTTTGTCGAGGCTGCAACTAAGGCTTCCACTCATACTTCAAACTTAACCATTCGGCTGGAGCGCGGTCGGCATTTTATCACCTCGCTTTAGGGTATGAACCATCAGCCAACAATCGTTGACAGGTTGATGGAGGATTTCTCTCTTCTGCAGAAGGAAATCGACGTCAAATCGCCTTCGTTGAAAGTTACAGCCGTTGATGTTTTTGGGAAGACGCTTCTCTTAGCTGCTGCGTCTTACTTTGAGAAAAAGATCACCAGTATTCTTGTAGATGAAGTGGAGAGGCGCTCGCCATCGGACGTCCTGATTATTGAATTCTTTAAGAATAAAGCGTTAAGCCGAAATTATCACACCTTCTTTGCCTGGGAATCAAAGAACGCCAACGCCTTTTTTGCGCTATTTGGCGACGGATTTAAGGATTACATGAAAGACTGTTGTAATAATGACGAAGATCTTCGAACTTCAATTCGAGCTTTCCTGGAGTTGGGGAACGACCGTAATCGTCTCGTACATCAAAACTTCGGAGAGTTTGTTATGGAAAAAAATGTTGAAGAGGTCTATGATTTATATTGCAAGGCAATACGCTTTGTTGAGCGAATTCCTGTATGCATGAAGAACTTTGTCGCTGAACAGGAAAAAGGGGCTTAATCCTACATCCCTGCCACCACGGCTGCGGCGATGACCGTCACCTGACCGGCGAAGATCATGATCAGGCTGGCGATCGCGCCCTCTTCCTGGCCGATTTCGAGGGCCTTGGCCACGCCCGCACCGTGTGCGCCCATGCCAAAGAGGGCACCGCGGGCCAGAGGCGAGCGCACGGGCAGGTAGCGCAGCAGCGTCTCGCCTACGGCAGCGCCGAAAAGGCCTGTCAGCGCAGTGAAGACCGCCGTCAGCTCCGGGATGCCGCCGAGGCGCAGGGAAGCGTCCATCGCTAGCGGGGTTGTCACCGAGCGCGGCAACAGGCTCGCCCGCAGCTCAGGCGAAAGATCGAAGACATAGGCGAGGCCCCACGCGCTGGAGACCGCCAGAATGCTGCCCACGGCCACGCCCACGCACATCAGCTGCCAGTGGCGGCGAATCAGCGCGCGGTGGCGGTGCATGGGGATGGCAAAGGCGACCGTCGCCGGGCCGAGCAGCCACACCAGCCAGTGGGTGCCGCTCAGGTAGTCGTGATACGAGGTGCGCGAGGCGAGGATGAGCAGCCCGCAGCCCGCCCAGGTTACGAGCAGGGGGGAGCTCCACCACTTGCCTTGCCACCGATGCAGGCGCCGGGCCGCGAGATAGATCGCGAGGGTGCAGACGCACCAGAAAAGGGCTTTAGCGAGCATGGGCGCGATGCAGGCGAAGGCCGACCTCGACGACGCAGGCAGTGCCGCACATCACGATCAGCGTGCTCAGGAGCACCGTTACCAACAGCTTGACCCCCAGCAGGCTCAGGAACTCCGGGTGGTCGACGGCGGCGAGCATGGCGGGCACGAAGAACAGCATCAGGTGCCGCAGCAGGTTGTCCGCGCCGTGCTCGAACCAGTCGAGCCGCACGAGCCCGCGGTCGAGCGCGAGCCACAGGATCACGAGCGCCAGCAGGCTGCCCGGGATGGGCCAATGCAGCGCCGTGGCAAGGGTCTGGGCCAGCCACCAGAGCGCGATCAACGCGGCGGCCTGGACCCACGGCAGGCATGAGTGTAGACGCTTGCGCGTGGTTGCAGAACAGATGGAGGATTCCATGCCGCGCATTATACCAGCGTCCTTTGGATTCCAGAAATGAATTGAAGGAATGTTGTCTATTCCATATGGGAATCGAATGGAGCTGCGACATTTGGAATGTCTGGTCGAGGTGGTGCGCCAGGGAGGCTTCTCGGCGGCGGCCCGCGTGCTGGGAACGACCCAGCCGACCGTGAGCAAGGCGCTGGGCCAACTGGAGCACGAGTGCGGCGCCCGGTTGCTCGACCGGCTGGGGGAAGGCGTGCGCCTGACCGATGCGGGCGAGACGGTGATGAAGCGAGCCGTGGCCATGTTGGCCGAGCGCGATCACTTGCTGGCCGAGCTGGCTGCGCTCAAGGGCCTGCAGACGGGGCGCTTGCGGCTGGGCCTGCCGACCTTGGGCAGCAGCGTGCTCTTCGCGCCCATGGTGGCGGCTTACCGGCAGCGTTACCCGGCCATCGAGATCGAGCTGCGGGAGCAGGGCAGCCGTCACCTGGAGGAGCTGGTGCGGGGCGGCGAAATCGAAATGGGCGCGACCCTCGACCCGGTGCCCGAAGACCTCGACTGGCGCCTGCTGGTCGACGAGCCGCTCGTGGCGCTGTTGCCGCTCGGGCACCCGCTGGCGGGCCGCGACACCGTGAAGCTGCGGGAGCTGGCGGCAAGCCCCTTTATCCTCTTCGAATATGGCTTCGTGCTCAACGCGATCCTGATGAGGGCCTGCCGCCAACGCGGGCTCAGCCTCAACGTCGCCACCCGCGGCGGCCATGCCGACTTCATCATAGCGCTCGTCTCGACCGGCTTGGGCGTCTCCATGCTGCCGCGCCTCGAAGTCGAATCCCGCAGCAACCTGCCCGTCCGCACCGCGCTGATCGACGAGGCCGACCTGCGCTGGCGCCTCGGGCTGATGTGGCGGCGCGGGTCCACGCTCTCGCCCGCCGCGACTCGTTGGCTCGATCTCGCGACCGAGAAGGTGAAGAAGCACAGCCACTCTCACCGGGAATAATCCGCATTGCTGGCGCCTCGGCTAAACATGGCTTCGCTCGCGAATCAGGACTACCGCCTCGCTCACTCGCTGGCCCGCTGGGGGCTCGGAATCAACATCGCCCTCCACGGCTACACCCGCCTGCCCACGCTCGGCAGCTTTGCCGCCACCATGCAGGAAAACTTTGCGCAAACGATCCTGCCCGGCGGCCTCGTCTACGCCACCAGCTACCTCATCGTGCTGGGGGAGGTCCTGATCGGCACTCTCCTGGTGCTCGGCCTCTGGCTGCGGCCCACGCTGATCGTCGGTGCCGCCCACATGATCCTGCTCATCACCGGTGCCTGCCTGATCCAGAACTGGAGCGCCGCCGGCACGCAGATGGTTTACCTCGCCTTTTACGTCGTCCTGCTCGCGACCGCCCGCCACGCCGGCTTTCTGATAGGGCGGCGAGACTAAAGCGCCTCGGGGAGGGGGTGCCTTTCTATTCCTAAAGGGACCCGGGGTGTCGGTCCGCTGATGCGGACCTCAACCCCGCGCAAAGAGCTGGCAAGCCTCTGGCTTGCTGGATGATGCATCATCCCGGAGGGATGCCAGCTCGATAGCCTGCAGTTGAGGTTCGCAAGCCGAACCGACACTGCAGGTAGCCGTTCGAAGAACGAAGCACCCCGGAGGGCTGCCACGCAGACGCCTATAATGCACTAAAGCGCCTCGGGGGAGGGCGGGGGCACATAGGCCGCCCGGGCCTTCCTCACTTCGGGGTAGTGCGTATCGGCCCACTCCACCAGCGGCGTCAGCACGCCGACCAGCGATTCCCCGAGGCCTGTCAGCTTGTAGTCCACGCGCGGGGGCACGGTGGGGAAGGCTTCGCGGCTCACATAGCCGTCGCGCTCCAGTGTGCGCAGCGTCTTGGCCAGCATGCGCGGCGAGATGTCGCCAATCGCGCGCCGTAGATCGCTGAAACGAATGGTGCCGGAAGACATGCCGGCCAGCGCAAGCACGCTCCATTTGTCGCCCACGCAGTCGAGGACATTGCGGATGGGGCAGGGGCTGGCGTCGTCGGTAATGGGAGGAAACTGCAGGCTCATGGGCAAAATGGCTTTGGTTACCCAGCGGTAACCGGGTTACGAAAAAGACCCTTCTTGTGCGGGTAAGAGGTCTTTGGTATCATCTGGTGCATAAGTTACCAAAAAGAACTAAAGGAGATCAAGATGATTGCCATTACTGCTGCAACTGGCCAACTCGGCCGCCATGTAACCGAGCAACTGCTCGCTCAAGTCCCCGCCGCGCAAGTCGTGGCCGTGGTCCGCAACCCGGCCAAGGCCACCGACCTCTCCGCCCAGGGCGTGACGGTGCGCGCCGGTGATTACAACGACAAGGCCTCGCTGGTCGCGGCCTTCCAAGGCGTGCAAAAGGTGCTGCTC
The Verrucomicrobiota bacterium JB022 DNA segment above includes these coding regions:
- a CDS encoding HEPN domain-containing protein, translating into MNHQPTIVDRLMEDFSLLQKEIDVKSPSLKVTAVDVFGKTLLLAAASYFEKKITSILVDEVERRSPSDVLIIEFFKNKALSRNYHTFFAWESKNANAFFALFGDGFKDYMKDCCNNDEDLRTSIRAFLELGNDRNRLVHQNFGEFVMEKNVEEVYDLYCKAIRFVERIPVCMKNFVAEQEKGA
- a CDS encoding LrgB family protein, producing MLAKALFWCVCTLAIYLAARRLHRWQGKWWSSPLLVTWAGCGLLILASRTSYHDYLSGTHWLVWLLGPATVAFAIPMHRHRALIRRHWQLMCVGVAVGSILAVSSAWGLAYVFDLSPELRASLLPRSVTTPLAMDASLRLGGIPELTAVFTALTGLFGAAVGETLLRYLPVRSPLARGALFGMGAHGAGVAKALEIGQEEGAIASLIMIFAGQVTVIAAAVVAGM
- a CDS encoding CidA/LrgA family protein produces the protein MESSICSATTRKRLHSCLPWVQAAALIALWWLAQTLATALHWPIPGSLLALVILWLALDRGLVRLDWFEHGADNLLRHLMLFFVPAMLAAVDHPEFLSLLGVKLLVTVLLSTLIVMCGTACVVEVGLRLHRAHAR
- a CDS encoding LysR family transcriptional regulator → MELRHLECLVEVVRQGGFSAAARVLGTTQPTVSKALGQLEHECGARLLDRLGEGVRLTDAGETVMKRAVAMLAERDHLLAELAALKGLQTGRLRLGLPTLGSSVLFAPMVAAYRQRYPAIEIELREQGSRHLEELVRGGEIEMGATLDPVPEDLDWRLLVDEPLVALLPLGHPLAGRDTVKLRELAASPFILFEYGFVLNAILMRACRQRGLSLNVATRGGHADFIIALVSTGLGVSMLPRLEVESRSNLPVRTALIDEADLRWRLGLMWRRGSTLSPAATRWLDLATEKVKKHSHSHRE
- a CDS encoding DoxX family membrane protein, encoding MASLANQDYRLAHSLARWGLGINIALHGYTRLPTLGSFAATMQENFAQTILPGGLVYATSYLIVLGEVLIGTLLVLGLWLRPTLIVGAAHMILLITGACLIQNWSAAGTQMVYLAFYVVLLATARHAGFLIGRRD
- a CDS encoding helix-turn-helix domain-containing protein, with translation MSLQFPPITDDASPCPIRNVLDCVGDKWSVLALAGMSSGTIRFSDLRRAIGDISPRMLAKTLRTLERDGYVSREAFPTVPPRVDYKLTGLGESLVGVLTPLVEWADTHYPEVRKARAAYVPPPSPEAL